The sequence cttgctctgaataggcaggttaaactctctgacctgacctgacctgagcacaaggctacttgacacagtggtactagatgaaataaaattgcagacatattttgcccagataaaactaatgatttttacaaccaacacactcacatttatataaCCAATCacgggacttgtggtgttagcttctctatcaaaagttcggtgcacctccaactttgacccagccaaaAGTTATTtgggtttagtactacctatagggaGGAGATCCGGTGTAGGGTGGGTGGACTGTATTAACGTACCTATATTCCATCagattcaggcacgtccattctgggcacaacctctgacttcaccagtAACCGAGTCGGACCGGTGTTTTCTAGTTGGTATAGCCATAGACAACAATGACAGAACAAATATGAcattacaaatgtacatgtatacgaaTGCTATTTTGAAACATGGTTAACTGTATTAGTTCACTGATAAATGAATTACTTAATTGGAACGTAATTGACAAATAACACATtctgaatatttaaaatatttacgaaATTCAAACTTATCTTAtgagataaaaaacaacaacaaaaaaaaatttaaaaagaaattagtggggttgtttttttttagcagggAAAATAAAACGTCTCCAGCACCCAGTGTTCCCAGGCGGTCACCCATTCAAGTACTAACCTGGCCCTATGTTGTTTAACTCCGGTGATTGAACACCAACTGGATTAACCTGATTAATAGCATCAGTTGgaccatttcaaaataaataaactacttAATTGGATCAAACGTAActgacaaataataaattattgatatttaaaaacaaaacaacaacaacaaaaaatataagatgttttacaaaatgccaACTGATTATGCCACACACTctcacccaccccccaccccaccccccatccccccccccccaccccgtccaccaaaaccaaaactcaACACCAAACAATAAcgcataatttaattatttctagccacaaaataaaacatgtattgctttcatttattcatttcatttgtaccTAGATTTGTTCTTATATCcaactgaggttcaagcacactgtccaggacacacacctcagctatctgggctgtccagaACAGTAGTTTACTGGTTGGTGAGAGATAAGACAGTATTGTGGCCTTGCTCGGTCTGGGTGGGGGCCGTTGTTGTTATAACAAACGTGAGTGGATGTGTGAGCATGTGTTCGTGtacctgtctctctctctctctctctctctctctctctctctctctctctctctctctctctctctctctctctcgtcctctctctttatctctctctgtctctctctgtatgtgtatttttgtgtgcgtgtgtgtgtgtttttgtgtgtgttggggtggggtggggggggtggggtgggggggggggggggggggggggggtgtatgtgtgtgtacacccGTACCGGTGGACATCACTCCGACATAAATGGTTGATTAATAATGACAAGTTCCGCTAATTTATCTAATGTTAAATGCTAATATAGTACGTTTTAAGAAATATAACAGAAGAATAAAATGCAATTAGTTTATAGTTTTTGAATAGCTTAATCGTTAGTATTGCATTATATTAATCAgtatacaacaacaaatactCAACTGACGACCGGCATCTTTGTTTTTACAAGcctatgtttttgtgtttgataCATGATTTGTTTCCAGACCTCACTGCATTAAACTTTACCTTTTTCCTTCAAATAGTTATATCTGGACACCTACAATGGATGTACTTCGAAAGTGTAATGTGATTTTTGGTATACACTTTTTcgaaatgtgtattttgtaacaaaaatgacaaaagttTTAACTTGTTTGGCCATTTTATTGCGCTTTATCACTAGATTTTCAGTCTTTAAAGACCGCACACGATTTCTGTTTTCGAAAGTTAGATAGTACATTATGTCTCCTAAAAGGTGGTAGCAAAATTAAGTTTCtaattaatcaattttattgaaataaatatggttTACAATATTCAATGCACACTAGCAAACGGTTGTTTTCCAGCCATGGCGGCTGATCAGCTGAGCCGAAAACGACGAGTTCGACGACGTCCGCGCGATTTTGAGAGCGTGGCGGGATCTGAGGCTGGGGACACAATCGGATTGATACTGTTAGGAGTAAGTCGTTGATCGAATTAGGAGAAATATAGCATCACTGAAGGTAAAAATGACGGAGTCTACTCAagttaaaacaccaaaaaaaagaaagtatccAAGCCTAAGAAGCCAGCGGATCACCCATCGTATTCTAGTATGGTGAAAGATGCAGTCACCGCACTGAAGGAGAGGGGTGGCTCGTCCAGACAGGCACTTCTCAAGTACGTCATGGCCAACTACAAAGTTGGAGACAACCCGAAGGCAATCAATGCCCGTCTCAAGACTGCTTTGAAGAATGGTGTTCAGAGTGGAATACTGAAACAGGCTAAAGGCACAGGTGCTGCAGGTTCATTTCGTCTCGGCGAGAAGAAAgcagaaaagaaacctgctgccaagAAGACTGCTGTTGAGAAGCCAAAGAAGGTTAAAACTCCCATCAAGAAGGCAACCAAGAAGTCGGCAGGAGACAAGAAAGCTAAGCCTGCAGCTAAGAAAACCAAGTCCCCTAAGAAGACCGCAAAACCAAAGAAAGCAAAGACGCCCAAGAAAGCAAAGGTGGCAGCAAAGCCAAAAAAGGTCAAAACGCCCAAAAAGAAAGTCGTCAAGGCAAAGAAAGCCTAAACTGCAGTCACGAGAGGACCCCACTCCTTAAAGGCCCTTATCAGGGCCACCCACATCACACGAAAGTGTTATGTACTCAATTGCTGTAGTTATAATTGGCCCATTGTCTCGTGTATAGCACTTAGATGGggcagacgtagcccagtggtaaaacgctagcttgatgcgcggtcggtctaggatcgatcctcatctgtggacccattgggctatttctcgttctagccagtgcaccatgacgtGTATCAAAGGCCTCTAGGATGGTTAATGTAagtgatcccttgctgctaatgaaaagatgtagcgggtttcctctcttaagactatatgtcagaattaccaaaacgttt is a genomic window of Gigantopelta aegis isolate Gae_Host unplaced genomic scaffold, Gae_host_genome ctg8310_pilon_pilon, whole genome shotgun sequence containing:
- the LOC121367017 gene encoding putative histone H1.6 — its product is MVKDAVTALKERGGSSRQALLKYVMANYKVGDNPKAINARLKTALKNGVQSGILKQAKGTGAAGSFRLGEKKAEKKPAAKKTAVEKPKKVKTPIKKATKKSAGDKKAKPAAKKTKSPKKTAKPKKAKTPKKAKVAAKPKKVKTPKKKVVKAKKA